The following are encoded in a window of Sphaerisporangium siamense genomic DNA:
- a CDS encoding lipocalin family protein — protein MPAIRTKGRAAALVTTAAALALCTFTGSSAQAAAPSATPAARSATSGIPALVDPAADLGRHASGPQPTWFDSIYFTSSVKAEGQEFGLQVHTRVLPNRDEAAYRWTFSVINKTTGWYKDYDAMVEPKDYRWSQGKLDIKAPGLSWTGDSVRQSVQVETPWGSLDVQLAPTGPAMNYASTGVFHLADGVPNYEFALPKMRTSGTLIVDGKKHKVRGTSWLDRQWGEMPRSLTRWTWMNLGMPNGDKVAIWDTVGAESKNSWATVLHPDGSYEVVDVEPLVRGASRQWTSPATGQRYPTRWRVRIPALRTELDVQVIGNPDQEIETPDGSGYLEAAVTFTGTYNGKNVRGENYVEMTGEWNS, from the coding sequence ATGCCCGCAATCCGGACTAAGGGCCGGGCGGCAGCCCTGGTCACCACGGCAGCGGCTCTGGCGTTGTGCACGTTCACCGGCTCTTCGGCCCAGGCGGCCGCCCCGTCCGCGACACCGGCCGCCCGCTCCGCCACGTCAGGGATCCCGGCCTTGGTCGATCCCGCGGCCGACCTGGGACGGCACGCGTCCGGACCCCAGCCGACCTGGTTCGACTCGATCTACTTCACCAGTTCGGTGAAGGCGGAGGGGCAGGAGTTCGGCCTTCAGGTCCACACGCGCGTCCTGCCGAACAGGGACGAGGCCGCGTACCGCTGGACGTTCTCGGTGATCAACAAGACCACCGGGTGGTACAAGGACTACGACGCGATGGTCGAGCCGAAGGACTATCGGTGGAGCCAGGGCAAGCTCGACATCAAGGCGCCAGGGCTGAGCTGGACGGGTGACTCCGTCCGCCAGTCGGTGCAGGTGGAGACACCTTGGGGATCTCTCGATGTCCAGCTGGCGCCCACCGGCCCCGCCATGAACTACGCGTCGACCGGCGTTTTCCACCTGGCCGATGGCGTGCCGAACTACGAATTCGCGCTTCCGAAGATGCGGACGTCCGGAACGCTCATCGTCGACGGCAAGAAGCACAAGGTCAGGGGCACCTCCTGGCTGGATAGGCAATGGGGTGAAATGCCCAGGTCGCTGACCCGGTGGACGTGGATGAACCTCGGCATGCCCAATGGTGACAAGGTCGCCATCTGGGACACGGTCGGCGCCGAATCCAAGAACAGTTGGGCGACGGTCCTCCATCCGGACGGTTCCTACGAGGTGGTCGACGTCGAGCCGCTCGTGCGGGGTGCCTCCCGGCAGTGGACCAGTCCGGCCACCGGCCAGAGGTATCCCACTCGCTGGCGCGTCCGCATTCCCGCCCTGCGTACCGAGCTCGACGTGCAGGTCATCGGAAATCCGGACCAGGAGATCGAGACGCCCGACGGGAGCGGCTACCTGGAGGCCGCGGTGACGTTCACCGGTACGTACAACGGTAAGAATGTCCGCGGCGAGAACTACGTCGAGATGACCGGCGAGTGGAACTCCTGA
- a CDS encoding helix-turn-helix transcriptional regulator: protein MLAGLSTDYYQRMEQGREVRPSDDVLDALAGALGLDDGERRHLFALARAARRPIPARVDRGPERVPDSTRRLLRVMDTPAVVLGRHLDLLAWNPMAEALLGAPDAYPPHRLNMLLLMFDDTLTGERSCPDWERQALDHIGMMRAAVATDPTHPRATEIVGELSIRSVEFRRLWARHDVRASVSGTKTFRVPEVGDIVLDWDTYPLPGNPGPVMLVFTAEPGSADADRLQLLGALHATRSALANKHSSQ from the coding sequence TTGCTGGCCGGGCTGAGCACCGACTACTACCAGCGGATGGAGCAGGGTCGGGAGGTGCGCCCGTCCGACGATGTCCTGGACGCGCTCGCCGGGGCGCTCGGCCTCGACGACGGGGAACGCCGGCATCTGTTCGCCCTGGCCCGCGCCGCCCGCCGGCCGATACCCGCCCGGGTGGACCGGGGTCCGGAACGAGTGCCGGACAGCACCCGGCGGCTGCTGCGGGTCATGGACACCCCGGCGGTCGTGCTCGGTCGGCACCTCGACCTGCTCGCCTGGAACCCGATGGCGGAGGCGCTGCTCGGCGCCCCGGACGCTTACCCTCCCCACCGGCTCAACATGCTCCTGCTGATGTTCGACGACACACTGACCGGTGAGCGGAGCTGCCCAGACTGGGAGCGGCAGGCCCTGGACCACATCGGCATGATGCGCGCCGCCGTCGCCACCGACCCTACCCATCCGCGCGCCACCGAGATCGTCGGTGAGCTGAGCATCCGCAGCGTCGAGTTCCGGCGGCTGTGGGCCCGGCACGACGTACGCGCGTCGGTCAGCGGCACCAAGACCTTCCGCGTCCCCGAGGTCGGCGACATCGTCCTGGACTGGGACACCTATCCGCTGCCCGGCAACCCCGGACCGGTCATGCTGGTCTTCACCGCCGAGCCGGGCAGCGCCGACGCGGACCGGCTGCAGCTCCTGGGAGCATTGCACGCGACCCGCTCGGCGCTCGCCAACAAGCACTCCTCCCAGTAG
- a CDS encoding MarR family winged helix-turn-helix transcriptional regulator gives MDSDALVEALVRSTFQVAGVLTRIGAERDLSLTQLRVLGILRDRRPRMTELAAFLGLDKSTLSGLIDRAERRGLVSRGKNPQDRRVIDVFLTPAGLELTEQVYDEVRRALAPATTRLDEQDRGQLVQLLHAALHSLD, from the coding sequence ATGGATTCCGACGCCCTCGTGGAGGCCCTCGTCCGCAGCACCTTCCAGGTGGCGGGCGTGCTCACCCGCATCGGAGCCGAGCGTGACCTCTCACTCACCCAGCTGCGAGTCCTCGGCATCCTCCGCGACCGCCGCCCGCGCATGACCGAGCTCGCCGCGTTCCTTGGCCTGGACAAATCGACCCTGTCCGGCCTCATCGACCGCGCCGAACGCCGCGGGCTGGTGAGCAGGGGCAAAAACCCCCAAGACCGCCGCGTCATCGATGTGTTCCTCACCCCCGCCGGCCTGGAACTGACGGAGCAGGTATACGACGAGGTCCGGCGCGCACTGGCACCCGCGACAACGAGACTCGATGAGCAGGACCGCGGCCAGCTCGTCCAGTTGCTGCACGCCGCCCTGCACTCCCTCGACTAA
- a CDS encoding helix-turn-helix transcriptional regulator — protein sequence MPKTSARLLALLSLLQARRDWPGALLAERLDTSPRTVRRDVDRLRELGYPIVATKGPDGGYRLQAGADLPPLLFDDEQAVALAVALQTATMSGAGIEEAAARALNTVRQVMPARLRHRIDTLQITAVERPGSRTDPRTDSGVIMALSAAVHARQVLRFDYSPPTGDSGGGWTPPRRVQPHHLVSRGGRWYLVAWDLDREDWRTFRADRITPRTPAGPRFTPRELPGGDVAAFVTGRFRGSGESDGSGDWPCRGEVILDLPAAVVSRYTRDGLVEELGPNRCRLVLGSWSWPSLAATIGRFDADFEVVGPLELKNAFEHLARRYAAATGPRPPLTA from the coding sequence ATGCCGAAGACCTCCGCGCGACTGCTGGCGTTGCTCTCGCTGCTTCAGGCGCGCCGGGACTGGCCCGGGGCGCTGCTGGCCGAACGGCTGGACACCAGTCCGCGTACCGTGCGCCGGGACGTCGACCGCCTGCGCGAGCTCGGTTACCCCATCGTGGCGACCAAGGGTCCCGACGGCGGTTACAGACTCCAAGCGGGCGCGGACCTGCCCCCGTTGTTGTTCGACGACGAGCAGGCTGTCGCCCTGGCCGTCGCGCTGCAGACCGCCACCATGTCCGGAGCCGGCATCGAGGAGGCTGCGGCACGGGCGCTGAACACCGTACGGCAGGTCATGCCCGCTCGGCTGCGCCACCGGATCGACACCCTCCAGATCACCGCCGTCGAGCGGCCGGGGAGCCGGACGGACCCGCGAACCGACAGCGGTGTGATCATGGCGCTCAGCGCGGCCGTGCACGCCCGCCAGGTGCTGCGCTTCGACTACTCGCCGCCGACGGGGGACAGCGGCGGCGGGTGGACCCCGCCGCGCCGGGTGCAGCCGCATCACCTCGTCAGCCGGGGCGGGCGCTGGTACCTCGTCGCCTGGGACCTCGACCGCGAGGACTGGCGCACCTTCCGCGCCGACCGGATCACCCCGCGCACCCCAGCAGGCCCCCGCTTCACCCCGCGTGAGCTGCCCGGAGGCGACGTGGCCGCCTTCGTGACCGGCAGGTTCCGAGGCTCCGGCGAATCTGACGGCTCCGGCGACTGGCCCTGCCGCGGCGAGGTGATCCTCGACCTGCCCGCCGCCGTCGTGTCCCGGTACACCCGCGACGGACTCGTCGAGGAACTCGGCCCGAACCGCTGCCGCCTCGTCCTGGGCTCGTGGTCCTGGCCCAGCCTGGCCGCCACCATCGGCAGGTTCGACGCCGACTTCGAGGTGGTCGGCCCGCTCGAGCTCAAGAACGCCTTCGAGCACCTCGCCCGGCGCTACGCCGCCGCGACCGGCCCGCGCCCTCCCCTGACCGCGTGA
- a CDS encoding VOC family protein, translating into MAVKSVTHLNFRGDARAALEFYQSVFGGDLAAVTYKDAGSVQDPAEADQVMWGQVLADDGFHVMAYDVPSRLPWNQGENSFFLSLRGETTQEVTAYWDKLSEGATIVQPLGPAQWAPLYGMLRDRFGVVWVVDVVSEYNG; encoded by the coding sequence ATGGCCGTCAAGTCCGTGACTCATCTGAACTTCCGCGGCGACGCCCGCGCGGCGCTCGAGTTCTACCAGTCCGTTTTCGGTGGGGACCTCGCCGCCGTCACCTACAAGGACGCCGGAAGCGTGCAGGACCCCGCCGAGGCGGACCAGGTGATGTGGGGCCAGGTGCTCGCCGACGACGGCTTCCACGTGATGGCCTACGACGTGCCCTCGCGACTGCCCTGGAACCAGGGCGAGAACTCGTTCTTCCTCTCCCTGCGCGGCGAGACCACGCAGGAGGTCACCGCGTACTGGGACAAGCTCTCCGAGGGCGCCACCATCGTGCAGCCGCTGGGGCCCGCGCAGTGGGCCCCGCTCTACGGCATGCTCAGGGACCGCTTCGGCGTCGTCTGGGTCGTGGACGTCGTGAGCGAGTACAACGGCTGA